The proteins below come from a single Myripristis murdjan chromosome 10, fMyrMur1.1, whole genome shotgun sequence genomic window:
- the aga gene encoding N(4)-(beta-N-acetylglucosaminyl)-L-asparaginase → MFTCLLTCILFLPFGHASLPLVINTWPFGDATAAAWSSLQAGGSVLDAVEKGCARCEADQCDGSVGYGGSPDETGETTLDAMIMNGDTMEVGAVADLRRIKNAIGVARAVMEHTYHTLLVGESASVFAENMGFIAEDLTTNKSRSIYSQWLKGNCQPNYRKNVFPDPSKYCGPYKPRATRKPGRRARRTNIHSHDTIGMIAIDEDGHVAAGTSTNGARHKVPGRVGDSPIAGAGAYADSSAGAAAATGNGDIMMRFLPSYLAVELMRARADPSAACKTAISRIKRHYPEFFGALICANATGHYGAACNKVPGFSQFHYMVSDSKSNIPLLKSVDCF, encoded by the exons atgtttacatgtttactgacttgcattttgtttttgccatttgGACATGCTTCATTGCCTCTTGTGATCAATACGTGGCCATTCGGAGATGCGACGGCTGCAG CATGGAGCTCCCTGCAGGCAGGTGGCTCAGTGTTGGACGCAGTGGAGAAAGGCTGTGCCCGCTGTGAGGCAGACCAGTGTGACGGCAGTGTTGGCTACGGTGGGAGTCCAGATGAGACGGGCGAGACTACCCTGGACGCCATGATCATGAATGG TGATACAATGGAGGTGGGTGCAGTTGCAGACCTGAGAAGAATCAAGAATGCCATCGGCGTAGCGAGAGCGGTGATGGAGCATACTTATCACACACTCCTAGTGGGAGAATCAG CTTCTGTGTTTGCCGAAAACATGGGCTTCATTGCAGAGGACCTGACTACCAACAAATCCAGGAGCATTTATTCTCAGTGGCTGAAGGGCAACTGCCAACCTAATTATCGAAAG AATGTTTTTCCAGATCCTTCCAAGTACTGTGGACCGTACAAACCGAGGGCAACGCGGAAACCGGGCAGGCGAGCACGACGCACTAATATCCACTCCCATGACACCATAG GGATGATTGCTATTGATGAAGATGGTCACGTGGCAGCAGGCACATCAACCAACGGAGCCAGACACAAAGTACCAGG TCGTGTTGGAGACTCGCCCATCGCTGGAGCCGGAGCGTATGCAGACAGTTCCGCCGGTGCAGCGGCAGCCACTGGAAATGGAGACATCATGATGCGCTTCCTACCCAG TTACTTGGCTGTGGAGCTGATGAGGGCCAGGGCAGATCCCTCAGCAGCCTGCAAGACGGCCATTTCTAGAATCAAGAGGCATTACCCAGAGTTCTTTGGAGCCCTCATCTGCGCTAACGCAACAGGCCATTATG GTGCGGCCTGCAACAAAGTCCCTGGCTTTTCCCAGTTCCACTACATGGTGTCAGACTCCAAGTCAAACATACCACTCCTGAAATCTGTTGACTGCTTTTAA